A section of the Telopea speciosissima isolate NSW1024214 ecotype Mountain lineage chromosome 3, Tspe_v1, whole genome shotgun sequence genome encodes:
- the LOC122653971 gene encoding probable inactive leucine-rich repeat receptor-like protein kinase At3g03770: MDQKRKAHQEKEDLDPESTMDGYQCCSGVKGQQSKEDGQQPREAGQQLREAGQRAREAAKQTVGISKIDGSLGQAHSRNLLFTFVSTANNSITELKVMGDKPTKVSKFDRFVIPNQTLSEVFSIDSFVPTVSRLTNLRVLSLVSMGIWGPLPYKIHRLYSLEHLDLSSNFLFGSIPPQISTMERLQTVTLDGNFFNDTVPDWLDSLSNLTFLSLKRNKLKGTFPSSICRIKTLAVLALSQNKISGKLPEMDCLTNLHVLDLGENQLDSELPILPKRLVTVLLSKNSFSGEIPQQYDELVQLQHLDLSFNSDKKAFKNHNL; the protein is encoded by the exons atggaTCAGAAGAGGAAGGCTCACCAGGAGAAGGAGGATCTAGATCCTGAGTCGACAATGGATGGGTATCAGTGCTGCAGTGGGGTGAAGGGACAACAGTCAAAGGAGGATGGACAACAGCCGCGGGAGGCTGGACAACAGCTACGGGAAGCTGGACAGCGGGCAAGGGAAGCTG CTAAGCAAACAGTTGGAATATCCAAAATCGATGGAAGTTTAGGACAAGCACACTCAAGAAATTTGCTATTCACCTTCGTCTCTACAGCTAACAATTCCATCACTGAGCTGAAAGTTATGGGTGACAAGCCCACAAAGGTTAGTAAATTCGACAGATTTGTGATTCCGAATCAGACTCTATCAGAGGTTTTCTCCATTGATTCTTTCGTCCCAACCGTGTCGAGGTTAACCAACTTGAGAGTTCTTAGCTTGGTGTCAATGGGGATTTGGGGTCCTCTACCTTATAAAATCCACCGGCTTTATTCGCTTGAACATTTGGACTTGAGCTCAAATTTTCTGTTTGGTTCAATTCCTCCTCAGATTTCTACCATGGAAAGGCTTCAGACTGTGACACTGgatggaaatttttttaatgatacTGTCCCTGATTGGCTTGATTCCTTATCAAACCTGACGTTTTTGAGCTTGAAGAGAAATAAGTTGAAGGGTACATTTCCATCTTCAATTTGCAGAATCAAGACACTTGCTGTTCTTGCTTTGTCTCAGAATAAGATTTCTGGCAAATTACCTGAAATGGATTGCTTAACCAACCTGCATGTTTTGGATTTGGGGGAGAACCAATTGGATTCTGAACTACCCATCTTGCCAAAACGGCTAGTCACAGTTCTTCTCAGCAAGAATTCCTTCTCAGGTGAAATTCCCCAACAGTATGACGAACTGGTTCAGCTTCAGCACCTTGATCTATCGTTCAATTCTGATAAGAAAGCTTTCAAAAAccataatttataa